From a single Glycine soja cultivar W05 chromosome 19, ASM419377v2, whole genome shotgun sequence genomic region:
- the LOC114399055 gene encoding mitogen-activated protein kinase kinase kinase NPK1-like, producing the protein MQDIFGSVRRSLVFRGSPENEESSLGVGGSLVDRISYCIRSSRVFSKPSTPSPPSFPKDAAPPIRWRKGELIGCGAFGQVYVGMNLDSGELLAVKQVLIAASNATKEKAQAHIKELEEEVKLLKDLSHPNIVRYLGTVREEDTLNILLEFVPGGSISSLLGKFGAFPEAVIRTYTKQLLLGLEYLHKNGIMHRDIKGANILVDNKGCIKLADFGASKQVVELATISGAKSMKGTPYWMAPEVILQTGHCFSADIWSVGCTVIEMATGKPPWSQQYQQEVAALFHIGTTKSHPPIPDHLSAAAKDFLLKCLQKEPILRSSASKLLQHPFVTGEHMNSLPLSSNVMENLEASSPSCAPNAESFLCCSTVNPLDLGIKQSWGMSNDDDMCVIDDKEEFSQSDAKYKSFMSTNIESFNPMSDPSDDWGGCKFDASPELENRGVNFGTDESYVPPDQSGDDDKGQKDFSFPGVPSLSEEDDELTESKIKAFLDEKALELKKLQTPLYEEFYNSLNTSCSPNVIESTSDDTACRKYLKLPPKSRSPSRVPISTPSKAVDNSGSPGSNGRSSSTVGHVNNHSPQDIPASSLNEWKGLIADSQQQPSSPSLSFSERQRKWKEELDQELERKREMMRQAGMGGKTSSPKDRALNRQREKTRFASPSK; encoded by the exons ATGCAAGACATTTTCGGATCAGTTCGCCGATCACTGGTATTCCGCGGTTCGCCGGAGAACGAAGAATCCTCTCTTGGAGTCGGAGGAAGCCTCGTCGATAGGATCAGTTATTGTATCCGAAGTTCCAGAGTCTTCTCCAAACCCTCGACGCCGTCGCCGCCCTCCTTTCCTAAGGACGCTGCTCCTCCGATCCGATGGCGGAAAGGCGAGTTGATCGGTTGCGGCGCCTTTGGCCAAGTCTACGTTGGAATGAATCTCGATTCTGGAGAGCTTCTGGCGGTTAAACAG GTCTTGATTGCGGCAAGTAATGCTACGAAGGAGAAGGCACAG GCTCACATAAAAGAGCTTGAGGAAGAAGTTAAATTACTGAAAGACCTTTCACATCCGAACATTGTT AGATATTTGGGTACGGTCAGAGAAGAGGACACCCTAAATATTCTCCTGGAGTTTGTTCCTGGTGGATCCATATCATCACTATTGGGGAAGTTTGGGGCTTTCCCTGAGGCT GTAATAAGAACTTACACAAAGCAGCTACTACTTGGACTTGAGTACTTGCACAAAAATGGAATCATGCACAGAGACATTAAG gGGGCCAATATTCTTGTAGATAATAAAGGATGCATAAAACTTGCAGACTTTGGGGCATCCAAACAAGTTGTTGAGCTG GCAACCATTTCTGGTGCCAAGTCCATGAAAGGTACTCCATATTGGATGGCTCCAGAAGTTATTCTCCAGACTGGGCATTGCTT CTCTGCTGACATATGGAGTGTGGGTTGTACTGTGATTGAGATGGCCACTGGAAAGCCTCCCTGGAGTCAGCAATACCAACAAGAG GTTGCTGCTCTCTTCCATATAGGGACAACTAAGTCTCATCCGCCAATCCCTGATCATCTATCAGCTGCAGCAAAAGATTTTCTGCTAAAATGTTTGCAGAA GGAACCAATTTTGAGGTCATCGGCATCCAAACTGCTGCAG CATCCCTTTGTTACTGGTGAACATATGAATTCTCTTCCTCTGTCATCTAATGTCATG GAAAATTTGGAAGCTTCTTCACCATCATGTGCCCCAAATGCGGAATCCTT CCTTTGCTGTTCAACGGTAAATCCTCTGGACTTGGGAATTAAACAGTCATGGGGAATGAGCAACGATGATGATATGTGTGTGATTGATGACAAAGAAGAGTTCTCACAGAGTGATGCCAAATACAAATCATTTATGTCAACTAATATCGAG agTTTCAACCCAATGTCTGATCCCTCTGATGATTGGGGGGGGTGTAAATTTGATGCAAGTCCAGAACTGGAAAATAGAGGGGTTAATTTTGGCACTGATGAAAGTTACGTGCCACCTGATCAGTCAGGGGATGATGATAAGGGGCAGAAAGATTTTTCCTTTCCAGGTGTGCCATCTCTGTCAGAGGAAGATGATGAACTCACAGAGTCAAAAATTAAAGCATTTTTGGATGAGAAG GCTCTTGAACTGAAAAAATTGCAGACACCTTTATATGAAGAGTTTTACAATAGTTTAAATACATCTTGTTCTCCCAATGTGATTGAGAGCACCAGTGATGATACTGCTTGtcgaaaatatttgaaattaccTCCTAAAAGCAGGTCACCAAGTCGGGTACCAATTAGTACTCCGTCTAAAGCCGTTGATAATTCTGGAAGTCCTGGAAGTAATGGCCGGTCATCATCAACTGTTGGCCATGTAAATAACCATAGTCCACAGGATATTCCAGCATCTTCCCTTAATGAATGGAAAGGACTGATAGCTGACTCTCAGCAGCAGCCCAGTAGCCCAAG TCTAAGCTTTTCTGAGAGACAGAGGAAGTGGAAAGAAGAGCTCGATCAGGAGCTTGAGAGAAAGCGAG AAATGATGCGGCAGGCTGGCATGGGCGGAAAGACATCTTCACCGAAGGATCGAGCTTTAAATCGGCAGAGGGAGAAAACAAGATTTGCTTCTCCCAGTAAATAA
- the LOC114400169 gene encoding aminopeptidase P2, which translates to MQRGLLASSLPLSTRSLFLPLPLCLSSPNPFFYKLNSHSKPFFTIRNCSSSFKVKPSSQIKKIRAEAELDPKLTALRNLFSKPGVNIDAYVIPSQDAHQSEFIAECYSRRAYISGFTGSAGTAVVTKDKAALWTDGRYFLQAEKQLSSNWILMRAGNPGVPTASEWLNDVLAPGGRVGIDPFLFTSDAAEELKGVISKNNHELVYLYNSNLVDEIWKESRPKPPNNPVRVHNLKYAGLDVASKLSSLRSELVNAGSSAIVISMLDEIAWLLNLRGSDIPHSPVVYAYLIVEVSGAKLFIDDSKVTEEVSDHLKKADTEIRPYNSVISEIERLAARGASLWLDTSSVNAAIVNAYRAACDRYYQNCENKHKTRTNGFDGSSDVPFSVHKVSPVSQAKAIKNESELEGMRNCHLRDAAALAQFWDWLETEITKDRILTEVEVSDKLLEFRSKQAGFLDTSFDTISGSGPNGAIIHYKPEPESCSSVDANKLFLLDSGAQYVDGTTDITRTVHFGKPTAREKECFTRVLQGHIALDQSVFPENTPGFVLDAFARSFLWKVGLDYRHGTGHGVGAALNVHEGPQSISHRYGNLTPLVKGMIVSNEPGYYEDHAFGIRIENLLYVRNAETPNRFGGIEYLGFEKLTYVPIQIKLVDLSLLSAAEIDWLNNYHSLVWEKVSPLMDGSARQWLWNNTRPIIHEKI; encoded by the exons ATGCAGCGTGGCCTCCTTGCTTCCTCTCTTCCACTCTCAACCCGCTCTCTCTTCCTTCCTCTCCCTCTATGCCTCTCAAGCCCAAACCCATTCTTCTACAAACTCAATTCCCATAGTAAGCCTTTCTTCACCATTCGCAATTGCAGCAGCTCCTTCAAAGTGAAACCCTCTTCCCAAATCAAAAAAATCCGCGCCGAAGCCGAGCTTGACCCCAAGCTCACCGCGCTCCGAAACCTCTTCTCCAAACCCGGAGTAAACATTGACGCTTACGTCATCCCTTCCCAAGACGCTCACCAG AGCGAGTTCATTGCCGAGTGTTACTCTAGGAGAGCCTACATATCGGGTTTTACTGGCAGTGCTGGAACTGCTGTGGTTACTAAGGACAAAGCTGCTCTCTGGACAGATGGCAGATATTTTCTCCAG gcggagaagcagctgagctcTAATTGGATTCTGATGCGGGCGGGAAATCCAGGAGTCCCTACCGCTAGCGAATGGCTCAACGATGTTTTGGCTCCAGGTGGCAGAGTTGGTATTGATCCC TTTCTTTTTACTTCGGATGCTGCAGAGGAACTTAAGGGGGTTATCTCTAAGAACAACCATGAGCTCGTATATTTGTACAATTCAAATCTTGTGGATGAAATATGGAAAGAATCTAGGCCAAAACCTCCAAATAATCCAGTAAGAGTGCACAACTTAAAGTACGCTGGTTTGGACGTGGCATCAAAATTATCATCTTTGAGGTCAGAACTTGTCAATGCTGGCTCATCTGCAATTGTCATCTCCATGCTTGATGAAATTGCATGGTTGTTGAACTTG AGAGGCAGTGATATTCCACATTCACCGGTTGTGTATGCATACTTGATTGTGGAGGTTAGTGGAGCAAAATTATTTATAGATGATTCCAAAGTTACCGAAGAGGTGAGTGATCACTTGAAGAAAGCAGATACAGAGATCAGGCCGTACAATTCAGTTATATCTGAAATCGAAAG gTTGGCAGCACGAGGTGCTTCCCTTTGGTTGGATACTTCATCAGTTAATGCTGCTATTGTGAATGCCTACAGAGCTGCCTGTGACAGATATTATCAGAACTgtgaaaataaacacaaaaccAGGACAAATGGTTTTGATGGATCCTCAGACGTACCCTTTTCTGTTCACAAAGTCTCTCCTGTTTCTCAAGCGAAGGCCATAAAAAATGAATCAGAGTTAGAAGGAATGCGAAATTGTCATTTAAG GGATGCAGCTGCACTTGCTCAGTTCTGGGATTGGCTAGAGACAGAAATTACTAAGGATAGGATATTAACAGAAGTAGAAGTTTCAGATAAACTTCTTGAGTTTCGCTCAAAACAAGCTGGTTTCCTAGATACTAGCTTTGACACAATAAGTG GTTCTGGTCCAAATGGCGCTATCATACACTACAAACCAGAACCAGAGAGTTGTAGTTCTGTGGATGCCAATAAACTGTTCTTATTGGATAGTGGTGCTCAATATGTTGATGGCACAACTGACATAACACGCACAGTTCATTTTGGCAAGCCTACAGCAAGAGAGAAGGAATGCTTTACCCGAGTTTTGCAG GGCCATATAGCTCTTGATCAGTCAGTCTTTCCAGAAAATACCCCTGGTTTTGTGCTGGATGCGTTTGCCCGATCCTTTCTTTGGAAAGTTGGACTTGACTACAGGCATG GGACTGGACACGGTGTAGGAGCTGCATTAAATGTTCATGAAGGCCCGCAAAGTATTAGTCATCGTTATGGAAATTTGACCCCTCTAGTGAAGGGCATGATTGTTAGCAACGAGCCTGGCTATTATGAAGACCATGCCTTCGGTATTCGGATTGAG AATCTCCTGTATGTAAGAAATGCTGAGACACCAAATCGTTTTGGGGGTATCGAATACCTAGGATTTGAAAAACTTACATATGTACCCATTCAG ATTAAATTGGTTGATTTGTCTCTGCTATCGGCTGCAGAGATTGATTGGCTGAACAACTATCACTCACTAGTCTGGGAAAAG GTTTCACCGTTGATGGATGGCTCTGCTCGCCAATGGCTTTGGAACAACACTCGGCCTATCATCCAtgagaaaatttaa
- the LOC114400192 gene encoding protein AUXIN RESPONSE 4-like: MAIITEEPEAEADSHSQIPKPRKPKLKTPSSPPPNSNNNPFSFWFYFTLSVSLLTLFFVLTSSLSPQDPKTWFLTLPPPLRHHYSNGRTIKVQTHSNEAPIQVFTLQEGPTSSENIIILHGQGLSSYSYRHLAQSLAANGLHVTSLDLPGHGFSDKSVEASVEGVNGVFGRFWYVYSEIQERGLFWAFDQMVETGQIPYEEIQARMSKRKTRKPIDLGPQEMGKVLGEVIDSMGLAPVHLVLHDSALGLSANFVSERPELVRSVTLIDTASSTKGAFPVWALEVPVVREVVLGVSFVFAKVVALCCSKRVGVADSEASRALLKGRDGRRAVVNVGKRVNSSFGLEEWGEGLKGMPMQVMWSAGWSEEWSQEGHRVADALPQASFVTHTGGRWAQEDAAVEIAEKISQFVLSLPKSVRKVEQESIPEHIQKMLDEAKSSGHDHHHHHSHDHGHGHDHYGDAHIHGANYMDAYGLGHGHHGW, translated from the exons ATGGCTATCATCACAGAAGAACCAGAAGCAGAAGCAGACTCACACTCACAGATCCCAAAACCCCGCAAACCCAAACTCAAAACCCCTTCTTCTCCACCCcccaacagcaacaacaacccCTTCTCCTTCTGGTTCTACTTCACCCTCTCCGTCTCCCTCCTCACTCTCTTCTTTGTCTTGACCTCCAGCCTCTCCCCCCAAGACCCCAAGACCTGGTTCCTCACCCTCCCTCCCCCCCTCCGCCACCACTACTCCAACGGCCGCACCATCAAGGTCCAAACACATTCCAACGAAGCCCCCATCCAAGTCTTCACCCTCCAAGAGGGTCCCACATCGTCCGAAAACATAATCATTCTCCACGGCCAGGGTCTCAGCTCATACTCCTACCGCCACCTTGCCCAATCCCTCGCCGCCAACGGACTCCACGTCACCTCCCTCGACCTCCCCGGACACGGCTTCTCCGACAAGTCCGTCGAGGCTTCCGTCGAGGGCGTAAACGGGGTTTTTGGGAGGTTTTGGTACGTTTACAGCGAGATTCAAGAGAGGGGTCTTTTCTGGGCGTTTGATCAGATGGTGGAAACGGGTCAAATTCCGTACGAGGAAATTCAAGCTCGTATGTCgaagagaaaaacaagaaaGCCTATTGATTTGGGTCCACAAGAGATGGGGAAGGTGTTGGGGGAAGTTATTGATTCCATGGGGCTTGCACCTGTTCACTTGGTTCTGCACGATTCCGCATTGGGGTTGAGTGCTAATTTTGTTTCTGAGAGGCCTGAGTTGGTGAGGAGCGTGACGCTTATCGATACGGCGTCGTCTACTAAGGGGGCTTTTCCCGTTTGGGCTCTGGAGGTGCCTGTGGTGAGGGAGGTGGTGTTGGgggtttcttttgtttttgctaAGGTGGTGGCTTTGTGCTGTTCCAAGAGGGTTGGTGTCGCCGATTCAGAGGCGTCGAGGGCCTTGTTGAAGGGAAGAGATGGGAGGAGGGCGGTTGTGAATGTTGGGAAGAGGGTGAATTCTAGCTTTGGCTTGGAAGAGTGGGGTGAGGGGTTGAAAGGGATGCCAATGCAGGTGATGTGGTCTGCTGGGTGGTCCGAGGAATGGAGCCAGGAGGGTCACCGGGTTGCGGATGCACTTCCACAGGCTAGTTTTGTTACACATACTGGAGGCCGGTGGGCTCAG GAGGATGCAGCAGTTGAGATAGCTGAAAAAATTTCTCAATTTGTCTTGTCATTACCAAAGTCTGTTAGGAAAGTTGAGCAAGAGTCCATCCCAGAGCACATACAGAAGATGCTTGATGAAGCAAAAAGCAGTGGTCATGATCACCATCACCATCACAGTCATGATCATGGTCACGGACATGATCACTATGGTGATGCACACATCCATGGAGCTAATTATATGGATGCATATGGACTTGGTCATGGACATCATGGTTGGTGA